In Alphaproteobacteria bacterium, a genomic segment contains:
- a CDS encoding alpha/beta hydrolase has product MSTVTVAEGVEIFYKDWGPRDAQAIVFHHGWPLSADDWDNQMMYFLGQGFRVIAHDRRGHGRSTQTWTGNEMETYAADVAAMTDKLDLRGAIHVGHSTGGGEVVRYVARAKPGRVSKAVIIGAVPPVMVKSAKLPTGIPLEVFDGFRAALIANRAQFYYDVPAGPFYGYNRPGAKISQGVIDNWWRQGMMGGAKAHYDCIKAFSETDFTEDLKAIDVPVLVMHGDDDQIVPYQNSAPLSAKLLKKGTLKTYKGFDHGMCATHPDVINADLLAFFRG; this is encoded by the coding sequence ATGAGCACCGTCACCGTCGCCGAAGGCGTCGAGATTTTCTACAAGGATTGGGGTCCGCGCGACGCCCAAGCCATCGTGTTCCATCACGGCTGGCCGCTGTCGGCCGACGATTGGGACAACCAGATGATGTACTTCCTGGGGCAAGGGTTCCGGGTGATCGCGCATGATCGCCGCGGCCATGGCCGGTCGACCCAGACCTGGACGGGCAACGAGATGGAAACCTACGCCGCCGATGTCGCGGCGATGACCGATAAGCTGGATCTGCGCGGTGCCATTCACGTCGGCCATTCGACCGGCGGCGGCGAAGTCGTGCGCTACGTCGCCCGCGCCAAACCCGGCCGCGTGTCAAAGGCGGTCATCATCGGCGCCGTGCCGCCGGTGATGGTCAAGTCGGCCAAGCTGCCGACCGGCATTCCGCTGGAGGTTTTCGACGGCTTCCGCGCCGCCTTGATCGCGAACCGCGCGCAGTTCTACTACGACGTGCCCGCCGGTCCGTTCTACGGCTACAACCGGCCCGGCGCCAAGATCTCGCAAGGCGTGATCGACAATTGGTGGCGGCAGGGAATGATGGGCGGCGCCAAGGCGCATTACGACTGCATCAAGGCCTTCTCGGAGACCGATTTCACGGAGGACCTGAAGGCGATCGACGTGCCGGTTCTGGTCATGCACGGCGACGACGACCAGATCGTGCCTTACCAGAACTCGGCGCCGCTGTCGGCCAAGCTGCTCAAGAAGGGCACGCTTAAGACCTACAAGGGCTTCGATCACGGGATGTGCGCGACGCATCCCGACGTGATCAACGCCGATCTGCTCGCGTTCTTCCGCGGCTGA
- a CDS encoding amidohydrolase family protein, which translates to MIVDAHCHVWERWPYQPPVPDSETRARAEQLLFEMDQNGVSKAVLIAAAIGDNPDSNGYVARVASAHPGRFVPFFDIDSRWTKQYRTAGAADRLAAAAEKHALKGFTYYPAEDDDGTFLASAEGRRFFAEAQARKLIASLSVMPAQMPAVAALAEAFPKLDILCHHLAHLGPRSAATQNAMALVLATAQFPNVHIKISGFGNVASPDMDYPYQGLTGIVRVLHEHFGAWRLLWGSDWPVSRRHMTYKQTLDMVRRHCGLLDASIDIILGPAMERLLQAR; encoded by the coding sequence ATGATCGTCGACGCGCATTGCCATGTTTGGGAACGCTGGCCCTATCAACCGCCGGTGCCCGATTCCGAAACCCGCGCGCGCGCCGAGCAATTGCTGTTCGAGATGGATCAGAACGGCGTGTCGAAAGCCGTGCTGATCGCGGCGGCCATCGGCGACAATCCGGATTCCAACGGCTATGTCGCGCGCGTCGCGTCCGCGCATCCCGGCCGCTTCGTCCCGTTCTTCGATATCGATTCCCGCTGGACGAAGCAGTATCGAACCGCCGGCGCCGCCGACCGCCTCGCGGCGGCGGCGGAGAAGCACGCGCTGAAAGGCTTCACCTATTATCCGGCCGAGGACGACGACGGGACTTTTCTCGCCTCGGCCGAGGGACGGCGTTTCTTCGCGGAAGCCCAGGCACGCAAGCTAATCGCCAGCCTGTCGGTGATGCCCGCCCAAATGCCGGCCGTCGCCGCGTTGGCCGAAGCGTTCCCGAAGCTCGATATTCTGTGCCATCACCTCGCCCATCTGGGGCCGCGCAGCGCGGCGACGCAGAACGCGATGGCACTCGTGCTCGCGACGGCGCAGTTCCCGAACGTACATATCAAGATCTCGGGCTTCGGCAATGTCGCTTCGCCCGATATGGATTATCCCTATCAAGGGCTCACCGGCATCGTGCGCGTGCTGCACGAGCATTTCGGCGCGTGGCGCCTGCTCTGGGGCTCGGATTGGCCGGTGTCGCGCCGGCACATGACTTACAAACAGACGCTCGACATGGTGCGCCGCCATTGCGGCCTGCTCGACGCGTCGATCGACATCATTTTGGGACCGGCAATGGAGCGCCTTCTTCAGGCGCGCTGA
- a CDS encoding IclR family transcriptional regulator has product MRAVSRILAILRALGPRTPQLSLTEIAERAHLDLGTTRRMLAALAAEGMIARDPHTKLYRLDLGLLELAGGVVEYDDLRAQAQAAVDAVARETGATSFFGVYRDGEALCFARAEGAAIVLLRWWTLGGRMPLNCGAAPRTLLAHQSQSEIDRVLAGPMIGLTPRSEKSPARLRRELVAIRRQGYAHAVDDVVLGVAGLAVPVLDRKGKLRGALAIAGLTPHFASSARKELLATLRRHAEAMRKRA; this is encoded by the coding sequence ATGCGCGCCGTCAGCCGAATCCTCGCGATCCTCCGGGCCCTTGGTCCGCGTACGCCCCAACTCAGCCTCACCGAGATCGCCGAACGTGCGCATCTCGATCTCGGCACAACGCGGCGCATGCTCGCAGCGCTCGCCGCCGAAGGCATGATCGCGCGCGATCCGCATACGAAACTCTATCGCCTCGATCTGGGTCTGCTCGAGCTTGCGGGTGGCGTCGTCGAATACGATGACCTGCGCGCCCAAGCGCAAGCGGCCGTCGATGCCGTCGCGCGGGAAACCGGCGCCACATCGTTCTTCGGCGTCTATCGCGACGGCGAAGCCTTGTGCTTTGCGCGCGCCGAAGGCGCCGCGATCGTATTGCTACGCTGGTGGACGCTCGGCGGGCGCATGCCGCTGAACTGCGGTGCGGCACCGCGCACGCTGCTGGCGCATCAATCGCAGAGCGAGATCGATCGCGTGCTGGCCGGCCCGATGATCGGATTGACGCCGCGCAGCGAGAAATCGCCCGCGCGATTGCGCCGCGAACTCGTCGCGATCCGGCGCCAAGGTTACGCGCATGCCGTCGACGACGTGGTCCTGGGCGTCGCGGGCCTCGCGGTGCCCGTACTCGATCGGAAGGGCAAGCTGCGCGGCGCGCTCGCGATCGCCGGTCTGACGCCGCATTTCGCTTCGAGCGCGCGTAAGGAACTTCTCGCGACGTTGCGGCGCCATGCCGAGGCCATGCGCAAACGCGCCTGA
- a CDS encoding ABC transporter ATP-binding protein, with amino-acid sequence MNAQRKDGRLEANAASVVFHSGFGGRNSKTALKDASLAIGGDKPGIVAVVGESGSGKTTLTHLLLGFRSPTAGSVSYRGVDVAHMNAEQRKTFRREVQAVFQDPFEAFNPFYKIDHALFTPLSVFGIVSDAAQARAKIEKALETVGLRPGETLGKYPHQLSGGQRQRIMIARALLLDPHIILADEPVSMVDASLRSTILQTLLRLKDEAGISLVYVTHDLTTAYQVADRVVVLYAGSIVESGDTQSVIGAPRHPYTRALIDAIPSPDPDVPWNLDDVDTEERGTGFPATGCAFAPRCPHATAECTKAEPPLAALDDGRLVRCIRPLVRA; translated from the coding sequence ATGAACGCGCAGCGTAAAGACGGCCGCCTGGAAGCGAATGCCGCGAGCGTCGTGTTCCATTCGGGCTTCGGCGGCCGCAATTCGAAAACGGCGCTGAAGGACGCGTCGCTCGCCATCGGCGGCGACAAGCCCGGCATCGTCGCGGTCGTGGGCGAAAGCGGCAGCGGCAAGACGACGCTGACGCATCTTCTGCTCGGCTTCCGTTCGCCCACCGCCGGCAGCGTTTCCTATCGCGGCGTCGACGTCGCGCATATGAACGCCGAGCAGCGCAAAACGTTCCGGCGCGAAGTCCAGGCCGTTTTCCAGGATCCGTTCGAAGCGTTCAATCCCTTCTACAAGATCGATCACGCGCTGTTCACCCCGCTATCGGTGTTCGGCATCGTGAGCGACGCGGCCCAAGCGCGCGCGAAGATCGAGAAGGCGCTGGAAACGGTGGGCTTACGCCCCGGCGAAACGCTGGGAAAATACCCGCATCAACTTTCCGGCGGCCAGCGTCAGCGCATCATGATCGCGCGCGCTTTGCTGCTCGACCCGCATATCATTCTGGCGGACGAGCCCGTATCGATGGTCGACGCTTCGTTGCGCTCGACCATCCTGCAAACGTTACTGCGGCTGAAGGATGAGGCCGGCATTTCCCTCGTTTACGTCACCCACGATCTGACGACCGCCTATCAGGTCGCCGACCGGGTCGTCGTGCTTTATGCGGGTTCGATCGTCGAAAGCGGCGACACGCAAAGCGTGATCGGTGCGCCGCGCCATCCCTATACGCGCGCATTGATCGACGCCATCCCCTCGCCCGATCCCGACGTGCCGTGGAATCTCGACGACGTCGATACCGAAGAACGGGGCACGGGCTTTCCCGCGACCGGTTGCGCCTTCGCGCCGCGTTGCCCGCATGCGACGGCCGAATGCACGAAGGCCGAGCCGCCGCTCGCGGCTCTCGACGACGGGCGCCTCGTGCGCTGCATCCGGCCGCTGGTGCGCGCATGA
- a CDS encoding SDR family oxidoreductase: MNGSDFAKGTAVVTGASSGIGAIYADRLARRGYDVVLVARDKARLEALAERLQRAHAIAATPWRADLDAPDEIDALAERLRTDRDIAMLVNCAGLGPSGKVLDVDPRALDRLVRLNVDALHTLSVVAAGSFASRRRGAIVNIASVVALMQERFNASYVGAKAFVLGFSQALAAEVEPQGVRVQAVLPGFTRTELFGRAGVDIGVIPVSMMMDAGEMVDAALAGFDLGETVTIPSLDARNLWDELERARQALTPHLSKDRAAARYGAHALEREIAR; encoded by the coding sequence ATGAACGGATCAGACTTCGCGAAAGGAACCGCCGTCGTCACCGGCGCATCGTCCGGTATCGGCGCGATCTACGCCGATCGGCTGGCGCGTCGCGGCTACGATGTCGTGCTCGTCGCCCGCGACAAGGCGCGCCTCGAGGCGCTCGCCGAGCGATTGCAACGCGCACATGCCATCGCCGCGACGCCGTGGCGTGCGGACCTGGACGCGCCAGATGAAATCGACGCGCTCGCCGAAAGGCTACGCACCGATCGCGACATCGCAATGCTGGTGAATTGCGCCGGGCTCGGACCGTCCGGCAAAGTTCTCGACGTGGATCCTCGCGCGCTCGACCGTCTCGTCCGGCTCAACGTCGACGCCTTGCATACGCTGTCCGTCGTGGCCGCCGGATCCTTCGCGTCGCGTCGGCGCGGCGCCATCGTCAACATCGCGTCGGTCGTGGCGTTGATGCAGGAACGGTTCAACGCGAGCTATGTCGGCGCCAAGGCGTTCGTGCTCGGGTTTTCGCAAGCTCTGGCGGCCGAAGTCGAGCCGCAGGGCGTGCGTGTCCAAGCCGTTCTGCCGGGTTTCACCCGCACCGAGCTTTTCGGCCGTGCGGGCGTCGATATCGGCGTCATCCCGGTCTCGATGATGATGGACGCCGGCGAGATGGTCGACGCAGCACTCGCCGGGTTCGATCTCGGCGAGACGGTGACGATCCCGTCGCTCGACGCGCGCAATCTCTGGGACGAGCTCGAGCGCGCGCGTCAGGCTCTGACCCCGCATCTTTCCAAAGATCGCGCCGCCGCGCGCTACGGCGCGCATGCCCTCGAACGGGAGATCGCCCGATGA
- a CDS encoding winged helix-turn-helix domain-containing protein, with protein MPERRLLLRDGRPVRLGSRALDLLVALVTRPGEVVAKDELIARTWPGLHVDEGNLRVHVGALRKALGDDQASSRFIANVPGRGYCFVAQIDDGGTATVAEPAPVAGNLPVPIARVFGREDVVAAIGGQLARQRLITIVGPGGIGKTTVAVAVAERAARPDGVVFVDLSAVADSAAVPGALATLLGLTDRVENLAENLVARLRGRDMILVLDNCEHVIDGAARLAEVLLARVPSLVILATSREPLRASGEWVRRLRPLDVPPPDVVRAQDAMAYASVELFVERASACLGGYSLEDGDAPSVAEICRRLDGIALAIELAAGQLDTIGINRLAASLDDCFRVLARGRRTALPRHQTLRATLDWSFRILGDSARNLLRRLAVFNGAFTVPVACAVLRHPGGEGALSDALADLVAKSLLSVELGETEARYRLLETTRVYAQEKLIESGEAGELRRRHAEQYRAVFERAESEWETMPTPDWLAAYAGHVDNLRAALDWAFSPEGDAGLGVAITVAAIPFWFAQVQLDECHARVQRALTHLDAHPGADERRRMKLFGALGWPQMRAIAGQPSGALAWRRTLDLAERLGDTDYQARALLALWADRANAGEPRAALEFAERFGALATRHGDAAEIGIADRMRARAQLFLGQIDTAHANISRMLAHYVAPVNRSHTVRYQYDQRAAARITFARVLWMQGHVDQAMREVEANIAQIAEARHDLTLAYILADAACAIALLNGDFERVEQYIDKLKRVTRTHSLDVWNTYADWFAGESMIRRGRVVPGLTLLESALQRLRRANFVLFETDMVLAQALGLGQSGRPMEALSILDAALERCARTGEGLAVPELHRMRGETLLLAPGETSVALAEKAYQTALRCAREMRAPCWELRAATSLADLWRRQNRRDDARALLAPIDARFTEGASSDQRIAARRVLESLG; from the coding sequence TTGCCGGAGCGGCGCCTGCTGTTGCGCGACGGCCGCCCGGTAAGGCTTGGAAGCCGTGCGCTCGACCTTCTGGTCGCCCTGGTTACCCGGCCTGGCGAAGTCGTCGCGAAAGACGAACTGATCGCGCGGACGTGGCCGGGATTGCATGTCGACGAGGGCAATCTTCGCGTGCATGTCGGCGCATTGCGCAAGGCGCTTGGCGACGATCAGGCCAGCAGCCGTTTTATCGCCAACGTGCCCGGTCGCGGCTATTGCTTCGTCGCGCAGATCGACGATGGCGGGACGGCGACGGTCGCCGAGCCGGCGCCGGTCGCCGGCAATCTGCCGGTCCCGATCGCGCGTGTTTTCGGGCGGGAGGACGTCGTCGCGGCGATCGGCGGCCAACTGGCGCGCCAGCGCCTGATTACGATCGTCGGCCCCGGCGGCATCGGCAAGACGACGGTTGCGGTCGCGGTGGCCGAACGCGCCGCGCGGCCCGATGGCGTCGTCTTCGTCGATCTCTCCGCCGTCGCGGACTCCGCCGCCGTGCCCGGCGCGCTGGCGACTTTGCTAGGTCTCACCGACCGTGTGGAGAATCTCGCCGAGAATCTCGTCGCGCGTCTGCGCGGCCGCGATATGATTCTCGTTCTCGACAACTGCGAACATGTCATCGACGGCGCGGCGCGGCTCGCCGAAGTGTTGCTCGCGCGCGTGCCATCGCTCGTCATTTTGGCGACGAGCCGCGAACCGCTGCGCGCGTCGGGCGAATGGGTGCGTCGATTGCGCCCACTCGACGTGCCGCCACCGGACGTCGTGCGCGCGCAAGACGCCATGGCCTACGCGTCCGTCGAACTATTCGTCGAGCGCGCGTCGGCCTGTCTCGGCGGCTATTCGCTGGAGGATGGCGACGCGCCTTCGGTCGCGGAAATCTGCCGGCGTCTCGACGGAATCGCACTGGCGATCGAGCTCGCCGCCGGACAGCTCGACACGATCGGGATCAATCGCTTGGCGGCGTCGCTCGACGATTGCTTTCGCGTCCTCGCGCGCGGCCGGCGAACTGCCTTGCCGCGACACCAAACCTTGCGCGCCACGCTCGATTGGAGCTTCCGCATACTCGGCGATTCCGCGCGAAACTTGCTGCGCCGGCTGGCGGTGTTCAACGGCGCGTTTACCGTGCCCGTCGCCTGCGCCGTGCTGCGGCACCCCGGCGGCGAAGGCGCTTTGAGCGACGCCTTGGCGGATCTCGTCGCGAAATCCCTGCTTTCGGTGGAGTTGGGAGAGACAGAAGCGCGCTACAGGCTGCTCGAAACCACGCGGGTCTACGCGCAGGAGAAATTGATCGAGTCCGGCGAAGCGGGCGAATTGCGCCGGCGCCATGCCGAGCAATATCGAGCCGTCTTCGAACGCGCAGAATCGGAATGGGAGACGATGCCAACGCCCGATTGGCTCGCGGCCTATGCCGGACATGTCGACAATCTTCGCGCGGCCCTCGACTGGGCGTTCTCGCCGGAAGGCGACGCCGGATTGGGCGTCGCCATCACCGTGGCGGCGATCCCATTCTGGTTCGCGCAGGTGCAACTGGACGAATGCCACGCGCGCGTCCAACGCGCGTTGACCCATCTCGACGCGCATCCGGGCGCCGACGAACGTCGACGGATGAAGCTATTTGGCGCCCTCGGCTGGCCGCAAATGCGCGCGATCGCCGGTCAGCCCTCCGGCGCGCTCGCTTGGCGCCGGACATTGGACCTCGCGGAGCGGCTCGGCGACACGGATTATCAAGCCCGGGCGTTGTTGGCGCTATGGGCCGATCGTGCGAACGCCGGCGAACCGCGTGCGGCGCTCGAATTCGCCGAGCGATTCGGCGCGCTTGCGACCCGACACGGCGATGCCGCCGAGATCGGCATCGCCGATCGAATGCGCGCGCGGGCGCAGTTGTTTCTGGGGCAAATCGACACGGCCCACGCCAATATTTCGCGCATGCTGGCGCATTACGTCGCGCCGGTGAATCGTTCCCACACCGTGCGCTACCAATACGATCAGCGCGCCGCCGCACGCATCACATTCGCGCGCGTGCTTTGGATGCAAGGCCATGTCGATCAGGCGATGCGCGAAGTCGAGGCGAACATCGCCCAGATCGCCGAAGCCCGTCATGACCTTACCTTGGCGTATATTTTGGCGGACGCGGCTTGCGCTATCGCCCTGTTGAACGGCGATTTCGAACGCGTCGAGCAGTATATCGACAAGTTGAAACGGGTGACGCGAACGCATTCGCTCGACGTTTGGAACACGTACGCCGACTGGTTCGCCGGCGAGTCGATGATTCGGCGCGGCCGTGTCGTGCCGGGGTTGACCCTGCTGGAATCCGCGCTCCAACGGTTACGGCGGGCCAATTTCGTGCTCTTCGAAACCGATATGGTCCTCGCGCAGGCCTTGGGCCTCGGCCAAAGCGGCAGGCCGATGGAGGCTTTGAGCATTCTCGACGCGGCGCTCGAACGTTGCGCGCGGACCGGCGAGGGCCTGGCCGTGCCCGAGCTGCATCGCATGCGCGGAGAGACATTACTGCTTGCGCCCGGCGAAACGTCGGTCGCTCTCGCGGAGAAGGCATATCAAACGGCGCTACGATGCGCACGCGAAATGCGCGCGCCGTGCTGGGAGCTGCGCGCCGCGACGTCGCTTGCGGATTTATGGCGGCGCCAAAATCGGCGCGACGACGCGCGCGCCCTTCTCGCGCCGATCGACGCGCGGTTCACCGAAGGTGCAAGCAGCGATCAACGCATCGCGGCACGACGCGTACTTGAATCTCTCGGCTGA
- a CDS encoding isochorismatase family protein — protein sequence MPLKAADAQGPARPSQSSVLPSGGGAALLDPSDAVFLLLDHQTGLFQTVKDIGIAELRANTALLARIATLLKIPVITTASEPNGPNGPLMPEIHQLAPHAVYVPRKGEVNAWDNDDFVNAVRATGRKTLIMAGVWTSVCVMFPALDAKAAGFKVYTVMDASGDPSEMASRITLARIAQAGVIPVSANAVLSEMHRTWNRPEAAELAKLYGLAAPNYAAVAESYATAREVEKRSR from the coding sequence ATGCCCTTGAAAGCGGCGGACGCTCAAGGGCCCGCACGGCCGTCGCAATCCAGCGTTTTGCCGTCGGGCGGCGGTGCTGCATTGTTGGATCCGTCGGATGCCGTCTTCCTGCTGCTCGATCATCAGACGGGGCTGTTTCAAACCGTCAAGGACATCGGCATCGCCGAGTTGCGCGCGAACACGGCTTTGCTCGCCCGTATCGCGACATTGTTGAAGATCCCCGTCATCACGACGGCGTCGGAGCCCAATGGACCGAACGGTCCCTTGATGCCGGAGATTCATCAATTGGCGCCGCACGCCGTGTACGTCCCCCGAAAGGGCGAGGTCAACGCATGGGACAATGACGACTTCGTGAATGCCGTGCGCGCAACCGGCCGAAAGACGTTGATCATGGCCGGCGTTTGGACGAGCGTTTGCGTCATGTTCCCGGCGCTCGACGCGAAAGCGGCGGGCTTCAAAGTCTATACGGTGATGGACGCATCGGGCGATCCCAGCGAAATGGCATCGCGCATCACCCTCGCGCGGATCGCGCAAGCGGGCGTGATTCCGGTATCGGCGAACGCCGTCCTCTCGGAAATGCATCGCACCTGGAATCGTCCGGAAGCCGCCGAACTGGCGAAGCTTTACGGCTTGGCGGCGCCGAACTATGCCGCCGTCGCCGAAAGCTACGCCACCGCGCGCGAGGTCGAGAAGCGGTCGCGGTAG
- a CDS encoding SDR family oxidoreductase — protein sequence MNKYDVGGKVAIVTGGAQGIGGAVAKLLAANGAKVALWDLDTKLAGEHAAAIGGGAIAVKADISDWGSVQAALAETEKQLGGVDILVNSAGIAGMNATVADYPVEEFAKIVQINLLGTFYVNKAVVPGMQARKYGRIVNIASIAGKEGNPNASAYSASKAGVIGLTKSLGKELAGLDIAVNCVTPAAARTRIFDQMQQTHIDYMLSKIPRGRFLEIDESAEMIVWLVTKQNSFTTGAVFDLSGGRATY from the coding sequence ATGAACAAGTATGACGTCGGCGGCAAGGTTGCGATCGTCACGGGCGGCGCGCAGGGGATCGGCGGGGCCGTGGCGAAGCTGCTCGCCGCGAACGGCGCCAAAGTCGCGCTGTGGGACCTCGATACGAAGCTCGCCGGCGAACACGCCGCCGCGATCGGCGGCGGTGCCATCGCGGTGAAGGCCGATATTTCGGATTGGGGCTCGGTCCAAGCGGCCCTTGCCGAGACCGAGAAGCAGCTCGGTGGCGTTGACATCCTCGTCAACTCGGCCGGCATCGCCGGCATGAACGCCACCGTCGCCGATTATCCGGTCGAGGAATTCGCCAAGATCGTGCAGATCAATCTACTCGGCACGTTCTACGTCAACAAGGCGGTCGTGCCGGGCATGCAGGCGCGCAAATACGGCCGCATCGTCAATATCGCGTCGATCGCGGGCAAGGAAGGCAATCCCAACGCCTCGGCCTATTCGGCGTCGAAAGCGGGCGTGATCGGCCTGACGAAGTCGCTCGGCAAGGAACTCGCCGGGCTGGATATCGCGGTCAACTGCGTGACGCCCGCCGCCGCGCGTACGCGCATTTTCGACCAGATGCAGCAGACGCATATCGACTACATGCTGTCGAAGATCCCGCGCGGGCGCTTCCTGGAAATCGACGAATCCGCCGAGATGATCGTGTGGCTCGTCACGAAGCAGAACAGCTTCACCACCGGCGCCGTGTTCGACCTATCGGGCGGCCGCGCGACTTACTAA
- a CDS encoding catalase, whose protein sequence is MRKPPLTHAAGAPVADNLNIRTSGKRGPALLEDVWLIEKLAHFDREVIPERRMHAKGSGAYGTFTVTNDITRYTRAKIFAAVGKKTPVFVRFSTVAGERGAADAERDIRGFAVKFYTEEGNWDIVGNNTPVFFFRDPLRFPDLNHAVKRDPRTGMRSARNNWDFWTLLPEALHQVTIVMSDRGIPRSYRHMHGFGSHTFSMVNEAGARVWVKFHFRSKQGIENLTDAQSAAAIGSDRETHQRDLFESIEACDFPRWTLAIQVMSEAQARSHRHDPFDLTKVWPHAEFPLIEVGELELNRNPENVFAEVEQAAFSPANIVPGIGFSPDRMLQARLFSYGDAQRYRLGVNFNQIPVNAPKCPFHSFHRDGAMRVDGNLGATTPYFPNSSDEWCDTPSAKEPKLALDGYADHYDHRVADDHWEQPGNLFRSMTPTQRQALFDNTARSLGGASKDIQRRHIANCTEADPEYGAGVAKALGIDG, encoded by the coding sequence ATGAGAAAGCCGCCTTTGACCCACGCGGCCGGTGCGCCGGTCGCCGACAATCTGAATATCCGGACCTCGGGCAAGCGTGGCCCCGCCTTGCTCGAAGATGTCTGGCTGATCGAGAAGCTGGCGCATTTCGATCGCGAGGTCATTCCCGAAAGGCGGATGCATGCGAAGGGATCCGGCGCCTACGGAACGTTCACGGTAACGAACGACATCACGCGCTACACGCGCGCGAAAATTTTCGCGGCCGTGGGCAAGAAAACGCCGGTCTTCGTGCGCTTTTCCACCGTGGCGGGCGAGCGCGGGGCCGCCGACGCCGAGCGCGACATCCGCGGCTTCGCGGTGAAGTTCTATACCGAGGAAGGCAACTGGGACATCGTCGGCAACAACACGCCGGTGTTCTTCTTCCGCGATCCGCTGCGTTTCCCCGATCTGAACCACGCGGTTAAACGCGACCCGCGCACCGGAATGCGCAGCGCGCGCAATAACTGGGATTTCTGGACGCTGCTGCCCGAGGCGCTGCACCAAGTCACAATCGTTATGTCCGATCGCGGCATCCCGCGCAGCTATCGGCATATGCACGGCTTCGGCAGCCACACCTTCAGCATGGTGAACGAAGCCGGCGCTCGCGTCTGGGTCAAATTCCATTTCCGCAGCAAGCAAGGGATCGAGAATCTGACCGACGCCCAATCCGCCGCGGCGATCGGCAGCGACAGGGAGACGCATCAGCGCGATTTGTTCGAAAGCATCGAGGCGTGCGATTTTCCGCGCTGGACGCTGGCGATCCAGGTGATGAGCGAGGCCCAAGCGCGATCGCATCGTCACGATCCCTTCGATCTGACGAAGGTATGGCCGCACGCCGAGTTTCCGCTGATCGAAGTCGGCGAACTCGAGCTGAACCGGAATCCCGAGAACGTGTTCGCCGAGGTGGAACAGGCGGCTTTCTCGCCCGCGAATATCGTGCCGGGGATCGGTTTCTCGCCCGATCGGATGTTGCAAGCGCGGCTGTTTTCCTACGGCGACGCGCAGCGCTATCGCCTGGGGGTGAACTTCAACCAGATCCCGGTCAATGCGCCGAAATGCCCGTTCCATTCGTTCCATCGCGACGGGGCGATGCGCGTCGACGGCAATCTCGGCGCCACGACGCCGTATTTCCCGAACAGCAGCGACGAATGGTGCGACACGCCATCGGCCAAGGAACCCAAGCTCGCCCTCGACGGCTATGCCGATCATTACGATCATCGCGTCGCCGATGATCATTGGGAGCAGCCGGGAAATCTGTTCCGGTCGATGACGCCAACGCAGCGCCAGGCGCTTTTCGACAACACCGCGCGCTCGCTCGGCGGGGCAAGCAAGGATATCCAGCGCCGCCACATTGCGAACTGCACCGAGGCCGACCCCGAATACGGTGCAGGCGTCGCTAAGGCGTTGGGTATCGACGGATAA